A single window of Tetrapisispora phaffii CBS 4417 chromosome 16, complete genome DNA harbors:
- the BRE4 gene encoding Bre4p (similar to Saccharomyces cerevisiae BRE4 (YDL231C); ancestral locus Anc_2.38), giving the protein MDRLSELKDGSPHPNINNSNNNNNNNKNVDVLRGSYSHTSFLSLSDAQKSGTYTSAEKSHINQELRSRHLNKSCSFMRLENLSQSKNWGEEHLDDFALEELRDEFFDSIYSKPEMINNDQYKKDDGISYTTKKVDSKESRISLFLKKSISSPTQYFNDFMTYKKSIFKYFSAYFIAMVICVIRPSGEWIGHKYRYFMLLAALIHHPVRNIGVQLEITLCSILGGALGMGWSSLAWYISTLSKPVADYQGAILFASLFLALTFSVWIAAIFQRFLYFCKTFSIAIIFFHTAELSFSKEKLHWKLYWDFGFSFLFGLLLSLVICTFVFPTSGNQEVIHTYSLCFKKSEQFLVSLVDLNSDDSDENIDIKQKEMVNFLIVTLPEAFREFSNQVTFSKFDQNNLKDLRNSITKFISPLRVLPIHSKLFTKDNVKELYATLKLPQTNEGDIEEFEDDSMSPTPMTFSDGVTPVPKPLNLEAGTYNAFDRELYLELLRDIFAEPAYSLVSEMIYSLEQIGILFKDFENIGKKVDTLTIDKKLTVLQKKLKRRIYNLDVKYKNFTHTDHFSKDLLTDTSSVALFLFLRTLRNSAKNLLDVIHSCSKLSSGIHWRIRLITYPFRRAIYRLPIQCTIDEGAGNVLNYFETKRDVDEIFEKLYNVHTSSHNYDIKMNNSSSKRVFREYDRDDFNFHTTSNKWRLLLWKCSKLLVDDYMKWALKKVFVIVFLSLPSWLPRSYGWYQEYQCWWAPMSFYLLSHRKYSGSWDKLIRRIIFCLLGIFWGWAAAQARHFGSPYVICTFAGILVVPISLNIFAYKNTRSSFTTMLCFSVIVMESYGKGQSSLNTAGIWKNTWVTGLSLFVGTLISIPINWIVWSFKARSELRVAISVLLGHISQSYQLVTDRYLYRDSSDAPTELAIALSHIREIRLSQSIVAIKELLEKSKEEPIYIANFEPVKYTQILDQCNYLIERIIEARISSTYFEVWDRDADPEITRALLSLRRDSVASVILVLYILSNCFRSKNKIPRYLPNPILSRKKLYEFIQKFENRELSKNTNERHISSNNINMLDKKLLSNSSIDKNVNHETEKSHWTEIHRVAFERTFTDISAILPEIAIKAKEILGEESY; this is encoded by the coding sequence atggatAGACTATCTGAATTGAAGGATGGGTCCCCACATCCAAATATTAACAACAgtaacaacaacaacaacaacaacaaaaatgTTGATGTTTTAAGAGGTTCATACTCACATACTTCGTTTTTATCTCTGAGCGATGCTCAAAAAAGTGGCACATATACTTCCGCAGAAAAATCTCACATTAATCAGGAATTAAGATCAAGACacttaaataaatcatGTTCATTTATGAgattagaaaatttatcACAATCCAAAAATTGGGGGGAGGAACATCTAGATGATTTCGCATTAGAAGAACTAAGAGATGAATTTTTCGATTCTATTTACTCTAAACCAGAAATGATTAATAACGACCAATATAAGAAAGATGATGGAATATCATATACGACTAAAAAAGTGGATTCAAAAGAGAGTAGAATCTCAttgtttttaaagaaatcaatttcttccCCAAcacaatattttaatgatttcatGACTTATAAAAAGtctatttttaaatatttttctgcATATTTCATTGCAATGGTAATTTGTGTAATCAGACCATCTGGTGAGTGGATAGGTCACaaatatagatattttatGTTATTAGCAGCTTTAATACATCATCCAGTAAGAAACATAGGAGTTCAACTGGAAATTACATTATGTTCAATATTGGGTGGGGCTCTCGGAATGGGATGGTCCTCTTTAGCATGGTACATATCTACGTTATCAAAACCCGTGGCAGACTATCAAGGTGcaatattatttgcaaGTTTATTCCTAGCGTTAACTTTTTCTGTTTGGATAGCAGCCATATTTCAAAGATTCctatatttttgtaaaacTTTTAGCATTGCCATAATCTTTTTCCATACTGCTGAACTATCATTTTCGAAAGAAAAATTGCATTGGAAATTATATTGGGATTTTGGAttctcttttctttttggtCTATTATTGTCCTTAGTTATTTGTACGTTTGTATTCCCCACGAGCGGAAACCAAGAAGTCATTCATACTTACAGtctttgttttaaaaaatcGGAACAGTTTTTAGTTTCCTTAGTCGATTTGAATAGTGACGATTCTGATGAAAACATTGATATTAAACAGAAAGAAATGGTGAATTTTCTTATCGTAACTTTACCTGAAGCATTTAGGGAATTCTCAAATCAAGTTACGTTTAGCAAATTTGaccaaaataatttgaagGATTTGAGAAACTCTATAACAAAATTCATAAGTCCATTAAGAGTTTTACCAATccattcaaaattatttactaaAGATAATGTAAAAGAACTCTATGCAACTTTAAAGTTACCTCAAACTAATGAAGGGGATATCGAggaatttgaagatgattCAATGTCACCAACTCCAATGACTTTTTCAGATGGCGTTACACCAGTACCGAAACCTCTAAATTTGGAAGCAGGCACTTACAATGCATTTGATAGAGAATTATATTTGGAATTACTAAGAGATATATTTGCTGAACCTGCATATTCCTTAGTTTCAGAAATGATTTATTCTTTGGAACAAATTGgcattttatttaaagattttgaaaatattggCAAAAAGGTAGATACTCTCACTATTGACAAGAAACTTACTGTATTAcaaaaaaagttaaagagaagaatatataatttagaTGTCAAATACAAAAACTTTACTCATACAGATCATTTCTCAAAGGATTTATTAACTGATACATCATCAGTCGccttatttttatttttaagaaCGTTAAGAAATTCAGCTAAGAACCTACTAGATGTAATCCACTCATGCTCTAAATTATCTTCCGGTATTCACTGGAGAATTAGACTAATAACATATCCGTTTCGCAGAGCTATATATAGGCTTCCCATTCAGTGTACTATTGATGAAGGTGCAGGAAATGTATTAAACTATTTTGAAACTAAAAGAGATGTggatgaaatatttgaaaaattgtaCAACGTACACACATCCTCACATAACTATGACATTAAAATGAACAATTCCAGTTCTAAAAGAGTCTTTAGAGAATATGATCgtgatgattttaattttcaCACAACAAGTAATAAATGGAGACTTCTTCTATGGAAGTGCAGTAAGTTATTAGTAGATGATTATATGAAATGGGCTTTAAAAAAAgtttttgttattgttttcttatCTTTACCATCATGGTTACCTAGATCATATGGTTGGTACCAAGAATATCAATGTTGGTGGGCACCGATGtcattttatttactttCTCATAGAAAGTATTCTGGTAGTTGGgataaattaataagaagaataatattttgtttattggGAATATTTTGGGGATGGGCTGCTGCGCAGGCCAGGCATTTCGGAAGTCCATACGTCATTTGTACATTTGCTGGTATCCTTGTTGTACCTATTTcacttaatatttttgcCTATAAAAACACTAGATCAAGTTTTACTACAATGCTTTGCTTTTCTGTTATTGTGATGGAATCTTATGGAAAGGGTCAGAGTTCACTAAATACAGCAGGAATATGGAAAAATACATGGGTCACTGGTTTATCTCTTTTTGTGGGTACATTAATATCCATTCCCATAAATTGGATTGTTTGGTCGTTTAAAGCCCGTTCAGAGTTAAGAGTAGCCATTTCAGTTCTATTAGGTCATATCTCACAGTCTTATCAACTGGTCACAGATCGTTATCTTTATAGAGATTCGTCTGATGCTCCAACTGAACTAGCAATTGCTTTATCTCATATAAGAGAGATTCGTTTAAGTCAAAGTATAGTTGctattaaagaattattagaaaaatcCAAAGAGGAGCCGATATATATCGCCAATTTTGAGCCAGTGAAGTATACTCAAATTCTGGACCAATGCAACTACTTGATTGAGAGAATTATTGAGGCAAGAATTTCGAGTACCTATTTCGAAGTCTGGGATAGAGATGCAGATCCTGAAATTACTAGAGCTTTGCTATCACTTCGTAGAGATAGTGTTGCTTCTGTAATTCTTGTTCTTTACATTCTATCAAATTGCTTTAGATCTAAAAATAAGATTCCAAGGTATTTACCAAACCCAATTTTATCGAGAAAAAAACTATatgaatttattcaaaaatttgagAATAgagaattatcaaaaaacaCTAATGAGAGGCACATTTCctctaataatataaatatgctTGATAAAAAACTGTTATCGAACTCTAGTATTGATAAAAACGTTAATCatgaaacagaaaaatCTCATTGGACTGAGATACATAGAGTTGCATTTGAGAGGACATTCACAGACATTTCTGCCATTTTACCTGAAATTGCTATCAAAGCAAAAGAGATTCTAGGCGAAGAGTCATATTAA
- the MRX7 gene encoding Mrx7p (similar to Saccharomyces cerevisiae YNL211C; ancestral locus Anc_2.36), which translates to MKFGNPFVFEEWLYRSLLNSKNFHSFVRRVYNRVNGIKNEPITFSKPQAQDFLYKPTNYQKFIAFKKLFIQDVKSSMGISTKHNNFKN; encoded by the coding sequence ATGAAATTTGGTAATCCATTTGTATTTGAAGAATGGCTATATCGTTCTCTGCTAAACAGTAAGAATTTTCATTCGTTTGTTCGTCGTGTGTATAATAGAGTGAATggtattaaaaatgaaccTATAACTTTTAGCAAACCACAGGCACAGGATTTTCTGTATAAACCTacaaattatcaaaaattcattGCTTTTAAGAAACTTTTTATTCAAGATGTTAAATCATCTATGGGAATATCTACAAAACataataactttaaaaattaa
- the VID27 gene encoding Vid27p (similar to Saccharomyces cerevisiae VID27 (YNL212W); ancestral locus Anc_2.35): MNIVKSLIVNTARQELVTVPTGRFDLLRSKTSPKSSLECIYNRACVTIAEVGFCTHELIVVKLEEYLEDDDINGSDDFTDDAISVLSTQSKMKDEQWTFRINEKLGFHKKWNTQGEMVLTWNNTLGDEEDEMVQFAVNSDTLLNEIENFIQIFYRCVYLSICKKDNVSITYDNINDMEKLSIENYKEKQEEVELEEYWQDDNRNGDANKINDHYENGMGLDDHDDIYFDASDYPEIIINET; encoded by the coding sequence ATGAACATTGTCAAATCACTTATAGTAAATACGGCAAGACAAGAGTTAGTAACTGTTCCGACTGGGAGATTTGATTTGCTGAGGTCGAAGACATCGCCAAAGTCTTCTTTGGAATGCATTTACAATAGAGCTTGCGTGACGATTGCTGAGGTAGGATTTTGTACTCATGAATTAATAGTAGTTAAATTAGAGGAATACCTTGAAGATGACGATATAAATGGTTCCGATGATTTTACGGATGATGCTATTAGTGTCTTATCGACACAATCGAAGATGAAAGATGAACAATGGACATTCCGAATCAATGAAAAGTTAGGATTCCATAAGAAATGGAATACTCAGGGAGAAATGGTACTCACGTGGAATAATACATTAGGggatgaagaagatgaaatgGTACAATTTGCAGTTAATTCAGATACTTTGTTAAATGAGATAGAAAActtcattcaaatattttacagaTGCGTTTATCTTAGTATATGCAAAAAGGATAATGTTTCAATTACatatgataatataaatgatatgGAAAAGTTATcaatagaaaattataaagaGAAACAAGAGGAAGTGGAATTGGAAGAATATTGGCAGGATGACAATCGAAATGGAGatgcaaataaaataaatgacCATTATGAGAATGGCATGGGACTGGATGATCAcgatgatatatattttgatgcTAGTGATTACCCagagataataataaatgaaactTAA
- the MFG1 gene encoding Mfg1p (similar to Saccharomyces cerevisiae YDL233W; ancestral locus Anc_2.32), translating to MAGRMYNNSSPAKTPAGNNGTPNDSGNMGNQDQMHGFDRNRNQSTGPMKQNMNLNQMQQRQQFVNYFKSMQNMMMNQQLPAGVMNNNMAGQVPPQQQQPTLDTAGTPSNMPPNMQAAQHQYLQQRQTQMEQALNTQFKEKAKFMMARQQQQQQQQQQQQQQQQQSQQQQLQLQLQLQLQQQQQQQQQQQQQQQQQQQQQQQQQQPKQLSIKKKDSINQNNARFSRPTTPVSYVPVSYNINQNMNINANMNSRIPNVIPVDKVPIEKNIPNNIEQSSPSLPQVMTLNSTVNSNKSYIDPTSQINLNNTSDLGGQQTLSYPIRKYIANIASMKVYAFFDAINSSSNHSDVLSYWKDKVQKFFSANSTIKFINKHKEIAHQVSLSSSLFPLYNVMLSNCDIVRVEVTTTQLRTQVLSNGNIYFNCPHLYITHHYLDGSYVMHLAQLKGLFDPSFKFDWIEISYHNFVPGIEWNSLERLINDPKAASKVFGSMKFADTKKEELRTDGPVDSKPVNIETIQNLRSSFIAFQSITQTGLPVEAMKGIQLGDAMTSLSSLMMFRKIQNIKSPTEALKKYVSVKSKDKHTVGVSSNNNNVSNHNNINGIQQHTRSIGSYIQQKFKSEGKKRKKNPEPNINSTNYVNMTARYGNTSIGSQKLSSVSQKSSPKRRRTSGISPYSTLNLNLSEESDITALMDGEPTNDNVKKT from the coding sequence ATGGCAGGGCGAATGTACAATAACAGTAGTCCTGCGAAGACCCCAGCTGGTAATAATGGAACTCCTAACGATTCAGGAAACATGGGGAATCAAGATCAGATGCATGGTTTTGATAGGAACAGGAATCAAAGCACTGGGCCCATGAAGCAGAATATGAATCTGAACCAAATGCAGCAACGGCAACAGTTTGTGAACTATTTCAAAAGCATGCAAAATATGATGATGAATCAACAGCTTCCCGCAGGGGTTATGAACAATAATATGGCAGGGCAAGTACCTccacaacaacaacaacccACCTTAGACACCGCAGGAACTCCTTCAAACATGCCACCAAATATGCAAGCTGCACAACACCAATATTTACAACAAAGACAAACACAAATGGAGCAGGCTCTTAACACACAGTTTAAAGAAAAGGCTAAATTTATGATGGCGAGacagcaacagcagcagcagcagcagcaacaacaacaacaacaacaacaacaatcGCAGCAACAGCAGTTGCAGTTACAGCTACAGTTACAGCTacagcaacaacagcaacagcaacagcaacagcaacaacagcaacagcaacagcaacagcaacagcaacagcaacaacagcCAAAACAATTATcgataaagaagaaagacTCAATTAACCAAAATAATGCAAGGTTTTCTCGTCCAACTACACCAGTGTCTTATGTACCGGTCtcttataatataaatcaaaatatgaatataaatgCCAACATGAATAGTAGAATACCTAATGTAATTCCCGTGGATAAGGTACCGattgaaaagaatataCCAAATAATATAGAGCAGTCGTCGCCATCATTGCCTCAAGTAATGACTTTGAATTCTACTGTAAATTCTAATAAGTCATACATAGATCCGACAAGtcaaattaatttaaacaACACAAGTGATTTGGGAGGACAACAAACCTTGTCTTATCCTATCAGAAAGTATATTGCTAATATAGCTTCTATGAAAGTGTATGCATTTTTTGATGCAATTAACTCTTCTTCTAATCATTCTGATGTTCTTTCATATTGGAAAGATAAGgttcaaaaattcttttcaGCCAACAGTACTATaaaattcatcaataaaCACAAAGAAATAGCCCACCAAGTTTCATTAAGCTCCTCGTTGTTTCCGCTGTATAACGTCATGTTAAGTAATTGTGATATTGTTAGGGTGGAAGTTACAACAACACAATTGAGAACGCAAGTTTTGAGCAatggaaatatatatttcaactGCCCTCACTTATATATTActcatcattatttagaCGGCAGTTATGTTATGCATTTGGCTCAATTAAAGGGCCTATTTGACCCTTCTTTTAAGTTTGATTGGATTGAAATCTCTTATCATAATTTTGTTCCCGGGATAGAGTGGAATTCGTTAGAGAGATTAATCAATGATCCTAAAGCCGCCAGTAAGGTATTTGGATCCATGAAATTCGCAGACAcgaaaaaagaagaattgcGTACCGACGGACCTGTAGATTCGAAGCCTGTGAATATTGAAACAATCCAGAATTTAAGATCGAGCTTCATTGCCTTCCAATCCATAACTCAAACAGGACTTCCTGTCGAGGCCATGAAAGGTATCCAACTAGGAGATGCAATGACATCTTTATCCAGTCTGATGATGTTTAGAAagattcaaaatataaaaagtcCTACAGAAgctttaaaaaaatatgttagTGTCAAAAGTAAAGATAAGCATACCGTTGGGGTCTCttccaataataataatgtttcCAACCATAACAACATCAATGGGATTCAGCAACATACAAGAAGTATAGGTTCATATATCCAACAGAAATTTAAATCAGAAGGTAAAAAACGTAAAAAGAACCCAGAACCAAATATTAATTCGACTAATTACGTCAACATGACCGCGAGATATGGAAATACATCTATAGGATCCCAGAAACTATCAAGTGTATCTCAGAAGTCAAGTCCAAAGAGGAGACGGACAAGCGGGATCTCTCCATACTCTACGTTGAACCTAAATCTGTCAGAAGAGAGTGATATTACAGCATTGATGGACGGGGAGCCAACTAATGATAATGTAAAGAAAACTTGA